The following are encoded in a window of Bacteroidales bacterium genomic DNA:
- a CDS encoding ABC transporter ATP-binding protein: MINNNKIIEVNKLVKKFGDFTANDNLTFYVNEGEIFGFLGANGAGKTTAIKILCGLSLPTSGDVKVAGFDVYTHVEEIKKNIGYMSQKFSLYENLTVYENIRFYAGIYGLSRKYIKAKSDTLLNKLGLLPSRNKLISEIPLGWKQKLAFSIAIFHEPKIVFLDEPTGGVDPITRRQFWDLIYDAANNGITVFVTTHYMDEAEYCDRVTIMSDGKIEALDTPQELKKNYKAFNMDEVFLKIARE; the protein is encoded by the coding sequence ATGATAAATAACAACAAAATAATAGAAGTAAATAAGCTCGTAAAAAAGTTCGGGGATTTCACAGCTAATGATAATCTTACGTTTTATGTAAATGAAGGTGAAATATTTGGTTTTCTCGGTGCAAACGGAGCAGGAAAAACTACAGCTATTAAAATATTATGTGGTTTGTCATTACCAACATCCGGAGATGTTAAAGTAGCCGGTTTTGATGTATATACACATGTTGAAGAAATAAAGAAAAATATTGGATATATGAGCCAGAAATTCTCTTTATATGAAAATTTAACTGTATATGAAAATATAAGATTTTATGCCGGAATTTACGGTTTATCAAGGAAATATATAAAAGCAAAGTCTGATACATTATTAAACAAATTAGGTTTATTACCTTCAAGAAACAAACTGATATCTGAAATACCACTTGGATGGAAACAAAAACTCGCATTTTCGATAGCAATATTTCATGAACCGAAAATTGTTTTTCTTGACGAACCAACAGGAGGTGTTGACCCAATAACACGCAGACAATTCTGGGATTTGATTTATGATGCAGCAAACAATGGTATAACTGTTTTTGTTACAACCCATTATATGGACGAAGCAGAATATTGCGACAGAGTTACAATAATGAGCGATGGAAAAATTGAAGCATTGGATACACCACAGGAATTAAAAAAGAATTATAAAGCATTCAATATGGATGAAGTATTTTTAAAGATAGCAAGAGAATAG